The nucleotide sequence CGCACTGGACAGACTTACAGTAATGACTAATGAAAGTGCTAGTCTAGATCTAGGAAATACGAGAATAAACGATCTATCCATTAACCAAAATGGCAATAGTAACGTAACCGCTACCGGTGCGACTTCAAAAACTGTCATTAAAGATGGAATGGTAGTTTCATCAAGATAGATGCGATTTTCTCCACTATCAAATGCCTTGTTCACAAGGCATTTTTTGTGACTGGACATTCCAGTTTTCCACAATAATCCAGTACGTTATAAAAATAAGATCAGCTGATATTTAGAGATCGATCGACTTATAGATATGAATATTTCGCTTTCGCGAAAGCGAAATTATCTCCTTTTCTATTGCAGGATTCTATCTTTTAATATTACTTTGTAACTCAAAGTACTTTAATATGCAGAAAAATAAATATGCAGATGATCTGAAAGAAATACGCCAGATCATGGATAAATCCACCCGAGTGTTATCGCTGTCTGGTTTGAGCGGCGTCCTGGCTGGGATCTATGCACTAGTGGGCGCTTACATAGCGCAGTCCATCGTTACTGAGGCCTACAATAACGGGTATCAAGACAGCATGAGTTTGTTCTTGGAATTATCTTTTCAAGAAAATACAGCGCTACAGCTACTGCTTTTATGTGGAGTAATTCTGGCGCTTGCGTTAGTGACGGCGTACATTCTTACCTATCGCAAGGCAAAAAAATCAAATCAAAAAGTCTGGAATAAACAATCCTTTAGACTACTGGGCAGTTTTGCGGTTCCAGCATTAACGGGTGCTATATTTACCTTAGTCTTGTGGCAATATGGACTGGTGGGTCTTGTCGCGCCAGCGATGTTGATCTTTTATGGTTTGGCTTGTTTTAACGCCTCAAAATACACCTTTGGAACCGTGCGATATTTAGGTTTAACCTGTATCGCTATAGGTTTGGTAAACACTCAATTTATAGGTTACGGATTGTATTTCTGGGCGCTTGGTTTTGGGGTTTGCCATATCATTTACGGAACGATTATGTATCTTAAGTTTGATAGGAAATATTAGGTTTTATTACTCCAACATCATCAACAGATTAACAAAGCATGAGCATCATCACAAATCTTAACAAGGCCTTTGAAAACCGCATACGACTAGGAATCATGTCTGTGCTTATGGTCAACGATGATGCCGATTTTAAAGAGTTGCGGGATCTTCTGGAAGTCACGGATGGCAACCTTGCCAGTCACTGCAAGGCGCTTGAAAAAGAAGACTATATTTCAGTTAAAAAATCATTTATCGACCGCAAACCCAACACAAGATATAGTATTACCGATTTAGGTCGTGCAGCATTCAAACAACACCTTACCGCACTTGAAAAATTACTAAAATGACAGGAAAGGAAATTTTTTTATTCTTTTACTTTGTATTTCAAAGTACTTTATATTATTCCAAGATTTATCTACATCAATTATTCTACTTCATTAAAAACAAAACACCTTTAAACAAACATTCATGAAAAATATATTATCCATCGCCGGCGGTTTGCTGTTTGCACTACTTTTCCACGATCAACTTCTGGGAATCAACGTCTTGATATTTTCGGTCTTTTTAATCATCGCCTTGCTGGTGAGCAACAAAAAGGTGGCTTGGACCTGGCCGCTGACTGCAAGCATGATTGGCGTGGTTTTGAGCGCCGTTGCCATTGCCTATCATGGCTCCACACCAGCGAAGTGGAGTTACTTTGCTTGTATCTTTCTATTCTTGGGATACCTTGCCTATCCTAGAGCCAGCATCTACATAAGTCTGATCAATGGGGTTTACAATTCCATTTTGGGAATCTTCCACGGGTTTTTATACCCGTCAGCTGATTCCCAAGAAAAATCAATACAGAAAATAAAATATGGTGAATGGATTCTAGGTATAGGTATACCGTTGGTACTGGTCGTTGTTTTTGTTTCCTTTTACAGTAATGTAAATCCGGTTTTTGATAAATGGCTCAATACCATCCTCGCCGAGTTTGAATACATTGATTTTCTCTGGTTCTTTACCGCTAGTGTGGCTACCTTTTTAATGCTCAACATCATCCAGCCCAATACTATCGAGGAGCTAAAACAAGCAGATGCCCGCCAAGGCAACCTATTGACACCAGCCACCACCATTGATCCATCAAGTGTAAAAACAGAATTGAGAATAGGCACCTTATCTCTAATCGCACTGAATGTATTGCTGGTATTGGTATTAATCTCTGAATTCATGTTTCTGACCCATTTATCTGATTTTACCGCTGCAGATCTTTCCAAATCGGTCCACCAAGGCGTTTACTCGTCCATAGCCAGCGTGGTAGTAGCCATTTGTTTGATCGCCTTTGTTTTTAGAGGATCTATCAATTGGTTAAAATCCAATCAAACCATCAAACTTCTCGCCTATGGCTGGATGGTGTTGAACAGTTTTTTGTTGGTCACCATTGCCATGAAAACATGGGAATATATCACCTCGTATGGCCTAACTGAAAAACGTATAGGTGTTCTTATATATCTGGTGCTGTGCCTCATTGGGATCATTACTGTCTTTATAAAGGTTCAAGGTGCATTTAACTTTGCATTTCTAATGCGTAAGAACCTGAGCTGGAGTATAGCAGTACTTGCCGTACTGGGCTGGATCAATTGGTCTGCGGTAATTTCCAGATATAACATCAAACATGATTTTGACAACACCTACCAACTTTATCAACATTTCCCACAGAATGCATTTGTTTTAAAACAAACCAACCATTATGAAGAGGTGACGTCGCATGATAAGATGCGTTATTCAAAGAAAATTGATCCATCACATCTTCAGGACCGCAACTGGCAGGAATTCAACTATACTTTTTACAAAGCGTCTACCTATGAAAAATAGAATTTCTCAGTTTATGATCTTGAACAAGATTGCTGTTTTCTTTGCTTTGGGTTGTTTTGTCATAGGTGGTCTACTATTTATTCTATCCTTTTTAATTCCAGAAGATTATCTTTTAGGTTTTGGAGTACTATTTTTTTTCCTAGCCATTTTAGGCAATGGGATATTTTTAATCTGTATAAGCGTACGACTCCTTTTGACTAAAACCTACAAAGAAAACTTTTTCACGCTGTACTGTATCCTCATCAATATTCCTATAACAATAGGGTATATAAGCATTAGATTCATATGACTAGAGTATCCATAAACAATCAGTTGCACCGAGAAGCTGTCAATACTACCGCTTTAACAGCCATATGTTTATTGATTCTAGCGTTGCGCATCAAGATTACTCATGAGCATTACTTTTTATTCATGGGGTGGAATTTATTTCTTGCTTTACTGCCATATGGAATGATGTGGATTTTGAAACGTCGATATTCATATTTGGAACTACTTCCCGAAACTTTAAGACGGCTGATTTTTTCGGTCTACTCGGTCTTATGGCTCTTGTTTCTGCCCAATGCACCCTACATGATTACAGATTTCATTCACCTTGAAATAGGTGCGACCTATTGGTGGCTGGACTTTATTTTGCTTACTGCTTATGCCATAACTGGATTGTATTACTTGTACTTGAGCATTAAACACTGGATGGATTTGATGTCTGTAGTATTTACTGGATGGAGTAAAATCCAGAAGTCAACAACAGTTCACCTTATCTTCCTTTTATGCTCGATAGGTGTTCACTTAGGTAGAAACCTGAGATATAATTCATGGGATCTCTTGCATCACACTAAAGACTTGGTTAAAGATTCTATGGATCTTTTTACAAACCCAATGCATTATTATTTTGAATGGTTTCAGATCACGGCAATGTACATGTTGTTGTTTTTGGGTCACGTCTTTTACAAAACGATGGAACGATATGTTAATTAGAAAATCAAGACGAACCTACATCGTCGCTACTTTACTCTTACTTGCAATTGAGATCATCATTGCGCTTTATATCAATGATGATTTTATAAGACCTTATCTAGGCGATCTGTTTGCCAGCATGGTAATGTACGGTTTACTTATGTCGGTGAGCAGGTTAAGCGTTCGTAACGGGATCACACTTGCCCTGCTCATTAGCTATGCCGTTGAATTTCTACAATACATTCAAATTGTCGATAAGTTGGATTTAATGGGTAACAAAATAGCCCGCATCATGATAGGGACTTCCTTTTCATGGATGGATCTTTTGATGTACTCACTAGGTGCATTGTCAGTTTACTTTCTTGAAAAAAACATTTCTTGTAAAAATGCTTTCAAACACTGAAAGAAAATGAAACATGGTCCTAAAACTTTGTCTTCGGCTCGTATACGTAATCTTCTAAATATTCAAACCTATGAGTCAATTTTCCATCATGGGTTGTCATTCTGGCGCGTTCCAGGATACCGTCAGCGTCGTTATTGAAAAATGCTGGTAAGACTCGATCGATAAACATGTCACCAAAACCTTCGCTAGCATCCTTGGGCAACTCACAGGGCAAGTTGTCTACAGCCATAACCGTTATGGAGTTCTTTGTTTTAAAAGGAACTTCAGTCTCTGTAGCAGGATCATATCCATAGATGGGATCTTCAATCGTAGATGCTCGCAGCGTGCATGCAATAGGCCCATCAATATCGCAACTTACATCTGCCACCATTGAGATATTGAAATCTGGAGACTTCATGTCTTCTCTCGTGAAAAAATAGGGTGCGCCGTCACCGTAAAAATGACCCGTGATCAACATGCCGCCTACAGCTGCAAACTTCATAAAATCAGACTCCAGTAATTCTGGAGTATTGTAGCATTCGGTTTTTGTAGGTTTAAAGCCATCTTTTCTAGTATAATAATCTTCTACGTCAAGCTGCGTAAAAACGATCTGATTGTTTTGAAACTGTCCCAATTGTAGAAATTCTTTGGGCAACAATTGTTTGATTTCAAGAATCTCCAGTATTTCCAAAATACCACCAGCGACCTTACCGCTTCCCGTGATTACGATATTGATAGGCGGCAACTGATTCTTGATTTTATTAAGTTCTGTCTTTACCTCATCAAAATCTGCCAGGTCATTCACCTTGGGCATTTCAAACAATCCATCTCGCAATCCCAATGCTCTAAAAGCATTGTAAGCGCCTACCAGTCCAGCATATCTACCAAAACCTATCAGCCTATTGTTGTTCTCATCCACAATAGTCTCGTGATCGTACAGCTCGATTTTCTTGTCTAAAATTGCCCGCAACAAGTCTCTATTATAGGGTTGCTTCTTTATGGTATGAGAGAAAAAAAAGTATTTCTTTCCAGCAATCAACCCGTCGATAGGCACTTCTTTAACGCCTAACAGAACGTCTGCATCTGTGACATCGGTAACTACTTCAATGCCTTTTGCCATGTAGGCGGCATCGTTGAATATTCTAATTGCAGAGGACTCTGCTACAAGTTCCGCTTTCGCGAAAGCGTCTTTAAAAACAGCCGCTTGAACAGGCGACAACACCACTCTTCTATCTGGTGGACTCTTGCGTTCCTGAATCAATGCGAACTTCATAATAGACGATTTTGTATTGCCGAAAGATACTAAATGAAGCCCTGTGATGGAAACTGGAAACTTTTAAATGCAGGTTTTATATAGATGTAGCGAGGCATGTGTATGATAGGCGTTTTGGCATGGTTTTTACACAAAATCGTTGATATTAGGTTACTTTTGTCAACCCAAATCGAGAGATTGCTTTGGGATTGCTGATCAAATTTTGATGAGTAAAATGGGGTCGACTGGTTTTGACAGCGAGACTGGGTTGATCGTAAGCATGTAGAGCGCTGGGCCATAGCTCTTAAATCTCATGATTCATCTTTTTTAAACGGCGAGAATAACTACGCCCTAGCTGCATAATCCGAATCATAGTAGGATAATGCCTCGGCTCACAAGGTGAGCAAGCAGGAATTCTCTCAAAGGCCTTGGTTTATGGCACTTGATCTAGAGAATTCGTAAAAATAGACCTATCCTCATCAGGGCTTTGATGTTGAGGAGACACTTAAGCGAAGACAAGCGGTGCTTTGGTAGTTATCGACCGGTGCATCGACTGAAATTAAATGATGACTAAACATGTAGAAAGCGATGAAGTCGCTCGTTTGGACGGCGGTTCGAATCCGCCCGACTCCACAGCACTAAACCACATATGACAGAATTTCAGTTTTATGTGGTTTTTTATTTAAACTTCTTGCCGATAATTTGCCTAAATATTCTTTAGACTATATTATGGAATCGATATCAAATCATCAATATGGAATCGCACTTTTATGCAGAATTTGGAAAACCAATCTGTAAATAGCTTCAATAGTATAACATTCTGCTTCTAGGTGAATTGTAAAGCCTAAATTTATATGCGGAATTTTAATAAATCAAGTCAAATTTGATTTAGCCTACAACAAATCAAACAATCCAAGCAACCACAAGGTTAGTTCTGTAATATACGTGTTTTCAAAAAATGTTTATTGATATCATGGATTGTAAACAGATTAAAGGTTTATATGCTTAGAACGAAGTTGCTTATGGGTAAAATACAGGATAAATGCCACGCATTCTTCGTATAACACTTTATTCCTATTTAAAATCAAAACATCATGAAGGAAGTGCAAAAACTACTAGTTCCATGTTGATTTTATCTTCGTTAGATTTAAAAGGTAGCCTACTAATGTTTTTGAATTGATCCCTATTCTAGACACGAAAAAAATGATGTTTAAAGAAGAGGCATTTCGTTAATATCGAAGAACCATTGGTCAAAATTAGGGATATTAATGAAGTAGATTTGAGGCAACCGATTTTTCAATGACCATTAAAATTATACTAAGTTTACGTACCCTAATATATCTGCCGAAAGGTTATTTCAGAAAAAGTTGCCTAGAATGCCAAAGTTTCTATTCCTTATTTTATTCTTGAGCGCGAGTACCTGCATGCAATCTCAAAAGCTGTATCCTGAAATAACTAATTATTCCTACGGCAGTAGTCAAAACTGGAGCATTGATGTCGATGCATCTCAAATAATTTCAATTGCTAATAATTCAGGGTTGTCCAGATTCGATGGTCAATCATGGTCTATGCACCCTATACCTAAAAAGATGATAGTGCGATCTGTACTTTGTGTAGACGATCGTATTTATACTGGATCTTATGAAGAGTTCGGATACTGGAAAACAGAAAGTGATGGTGAACTAAAATACCACTCTCTATCATCAAAATTTCCAAAAA is from Nonlabens sp. YIK11 and encodes:
- a CDS encoding DUF2809 domain-containing protein, which encodes MLIRKSRRTYIVATLLLLAIEIIIALYINDDFIRPYLGDLFASMVMYGLLMSVSRLSVRNGITLALLISYAVEFLQYIQIVDKLDLMGNKIARIMIGTSFSWMDLLMYSLGALSVYFLEKNISCKNAFKH
- a CDS encoding NAD(P)-dependent oxidoreductase, with translation MKFALIQERKSPPDRRVVLSPVQAAVFKDAFAKAELVAESSAIRIFNDAAYMAKGIEVVTDVTDADVLLGVKEVPIDGLIAGKKYFFFSHTIKKQPYNRDLLRAILDKKIELYDHETIVDENNNRLIGFGRYAGLVGAYNAFRALGLRDGLFEMPKVNDLADFDEVKTELNKIKNQLPPINIVITGSGKVAGGILEILEILEIKQLLPKEFLQLGQFQNNQIVFTQLDVEDYYTRKDGFKPTKTECYNTPELLESDFMKFAAVGGMLITGHFYGDGAPYFFTREDMKSPDFNISMVADVSCDIDGPIACTLRASTIEDPIYGYDPATETEVPFKTKNSITVMAVDNLPCELPKDASEGFGDMFIDRVLPAFFNNDADGILERARMTTHDGKLTHRFEYLEDYVYEPKTKF
- a CDS encoding winged helix-turn-helix domain-containing protein, whose amino-acid sequence is MSIITNLNKAFENRIRLGIMSVLMVNDDADFKELRDLLEVTDGNLASHCKALEKEDYISVKKSFIDRKPNTRYSITDLGRAAFKQHLTALEKLLK
- a CDS encoding DUF4153 domain-containing protein gives rise to the protein MKNILSIAGGLLFALLFHDQLLGINVLIFSVFLIIALLVSNKKVAWTWPLTASMIGVVLSAVAIAYHGSTPAKWSYFACIFLFLGYLAYPRASIYISLINGVYNSILGIFHGFLYPSADSQEKSIQKIKYGEWILGIGIPLVLVVVFVSFYSNVNPVFDKWLNTILAEFEYIDFLWFFTASVATFLMLNIIQPNTIEELKQADARQGNLLTPATTIDPSSVKTELRIGTLSLIALNVLLVLVLISEFMFLTHLSDFTAADLSKSVHQGVYSSIASVVVAICLIAFVFRGSINWLKSNQTIKLLAYGWMVLNSFLLVTIAMKTWEYITSYGLTEKRIGVLIYLVLCLIGIITVFIKVQGAFNFAFLMRKNLSWSIAVLAVLGWINWSAVISRYNIKHDFDNTYQLYQHFPQNAFVLKQTNHYEEVTSHDKMRYSKKIDPSHLQDRNWQEFNYTFYKASTYEK
- a CDS encoding DUF1361 domain-containing protein, whose product is MTRVSINNQLHREAVNTTALTAICLLILALRIKITHEHYFLFMGWNLFLALLPYGMMWILKRRYSYLELLPETLRRLIFSVYSVLWLLFLPNAPYMITDFIHLEIGATYWWLDFILLTAYAITGLYYLYLSIKHWMDLMSVVFTGWSKIQKSTTVHLIFLLCSIGVHLGRNLRYNSWDLLHHTKDLVKDSMDLFTNPMHYYFEWFQITAMYMLLFLGHVFYKTMERYVN